In Thermoflexus hugenholtzii JAD2, the genomic stretch CCCGCAGCTCTCCACATCGATCTCCCGCAACGCCTCCCGCGGCTTCTTCTGCTGGATGTGTCGTCGGACCTCCCGGACGATGGCGGTCAGGTAGTTGATGTGTCCCTGGATCACGTCCGGCGCCTCCCCCCGCAGGATGGGATCGCCGTGGCCGGGGACGATGGTCTCCACCGGCAGATCCCGGATCCGCTGGAGGGTGGCGATGGTCTGATCCACATCCCCATCCACAATGTAGGGGATGGGCATCATCACATCCCCGGTGAAGAGGATGCGGTCCTCCCGGACGTAGACTGCCAGCCCATCCGGGGAGTGCCCGGGGGCGTGGAACAGGTGGAGGGTTTTGTTGCCCAGCCGCAGCAGGAGATCCCCTTCCTCCACCACGACATCGGGGAGGCGCAGGGTGAGGGCGGCGAAGCTCGGATCCTGGGCCCGGGCCTGCTGGAGCGCCTGTTCCCCATGGGTTTCCAGGCGCTGCCGGCAGAGGGCGTGGGCGATCACCACCGCCTGTGGGAAGAGACAGGCGCCCAACGTGTGGTCCGTGTGGTAATGGGTGAGGATCAGATAAACCGGGCGCCCCTCCGCCAGCGCCTTCACCAGCCGGACGA encodes the following:
- a CDS encoding MBL fold metallo-hydrolase is translated as MQRDRITDDIYVFTSDFYAQVNAGVVLASEGVAVIDTLPFPEETQEIVRLVKALAEGRPVYLILTHYHTDHTLGACLFPQAVVIAHALCRQRLETHGEQALQQARAQDPSFAALTLRLPDVVVEEGDLLLRLGNKTLHLFHAPGHSPDGLAVYVREDRILFTGDVMMPIPYIVDGDVDQTIATLQRIRDLPVETIVPGHGDPILRGEAPDVIQGHINYLTAIVREVRRHIQQKKPREALREIDVESCGIPRIALNGLAPQLHQRNLLALYQRLSGETSPSRKGRVAKTTTTARSSSKSA